In the Clostridium beijerinckii genome, one interval contains:
- a CDS encoding glycoside hydrolase family 30 protein, whose amino-acid sequence MRKATLISTTRTDSLVSSTIDISKDKSYHTLELNGESYQTIDGFGGCFNELGYIALKKIPNDKKEEVLRNLFDPEECNFTYCRLPIGANDYAESWYSLNETKGDYEMKNFSIERDKECLIPYIKEAEKYSGELNLFASPWSPPTWMKFPEVYNFGTLIWEEKNLKAYALYFKKFIEEYQKEGIKINQVHIQNEPIADQKFPSCVWSGKQLRDFIKEYIGPLFEENKLDTEIWLGTLNSPYDDYGDENWQFGQYNNFANTVLSDKDAKRYIKGVGYQWGGKHALLQTRIAYPEMKLIQTENECGEGKNSWEYAEYVFNLMWTYFINGVSAYTYWNMVLEEEGISTWGWKQNSLITVTKDNDVKYNPEYYLMRHFSKYIKQGATMKGLKGDFAGNALAFENPDGSVVLELLNPFDELQEVTFSVNGEDYSFNIQPHSFNTLVV is encoded by the coding sequence ATGAGGAAGGCAACTTTGATTTCAACAACAAGAACTGATAGCTTAGTAAGTAGTACTATAGATATTAGTAAAGATAAATCATACCATACATTAGAGTTAAATGGAGAATCTTATCAAACTATTGATGGATTTGGTGGATGTTTTAATGAGTTAGGATATATAGCATTAAAAAAGATTCCAAATGATAAGAAAGAAGAGGTGCTTAGAAATCTATTTGATCCAGAGGAGTGTAATTTTACTTATTGCAGATTGCCAATTGGAGCAAATGATTATGCAGAAAGCTGGTACAGTCTAAATGAAACTAAGGGCGATTATGAAATGAAGAATTTTAGCATTGAAAGAGACAAAGAATGCTTGATTCCGTACATTAAAGAAGCAGAAAAATATAGTGGGGAGCTTAATTTATTTGCTTCTCCATGGAGTCCGCCAACTTGGATGAAGTTCCCGGAAGTATATAATTTTGGAACACTAATATGGGAGGAGAAAAATCTAAAAGCATATGCTCTTTACTTTAAGAAATTTATTGAAGAATACCAAAAAGAGGGTATTAAAATTAACCAGGTACACATACAAAATGAACCTATAGCAGATCAGAAATTTCCATCATGTGTTTGGTCAGGAAAACAATTACGTGATTTTATAAAAGAATACATCGGGCCATTATTTGAAGAGAATAAACTTGATACTGAGATATGGCTTGGAACATTAAATTCTCCTTATGATGATTATGGAGATGAAAATTGGCAATTTGGTCAGTATAATAATTTTGCTAACACTGTACTAAGTGATAAAGATGCAAAAAGATATATAAAGGGCGTTGGGTATCAGTGGGGAGGAAAGCATGCTTTGCTGCAGACAAGAATTGCTTATCCAGAAATGAAATTGATACAGACAGAAAATGAATGTGGAGAAGGAAAAAATAGCTGGGAATATGCTGAATATGTATTTAATTTAATGTGGACATACTTTATAAATGGAGTAAGCGCCTATACCTATTGGAATATGGTACTTGAAGAAGAGGGAATAAGCACTTGGGGATGGAAACAAAATTCACTTATTACAGTGACAAAAGATAATGATGTTAAATATAATCCAGAGTATTATCTAATGAGACATTTTTCAAAGTATATAAAACAAGGAGCAACAATGAAAGGTCTAAAAGGGGACTTTGCAGGAAATGCTTTGGCTTTTGAAAATCCAGACGGAAGTGTTGTATTAGAATTATTAAATCCATTTGATGAATTACAAGAAGTCACATTTAGTGTTAATGGTGAAGATTATAGCTTTAATATTCAGCCTCATTCTTTTAATACATTGGTTGTTTAG
- a CDS encoding cache domain-containing sensor histidine kinase, which translates to MYKKLRKVINKLSKMKFNQKITTFFILAVLITNSFVIFAVYQLAGKQITEKSSGLVQGQFETITDILNITLKNIIETSNMITGDSRVKEFLMNNRLTSKNYNKDTSDAYSSVRYLLNTNSYIDYIGLVKFDGPELIYVGESWTSSDFRTQTLKDYQDAVGTKFGNCKISMKKKVFYPDQYVLNIYQPINDKYNFNKYTGFLVIGIGEKSIKEFYSNLDKGLKVQTYLTDKDGVIISNEDKSLIGTESPYKSVLQGKSGQQKVEDKMVIYEKLDNWDWYMVGEIPTRSMLRDTNAVIILIIALVIGAGVLISIACYKLSNNLYKPMDDIVRKMREVSMGNLEVRMEHDYDGKDFRQLASGFNIMIEEINILMYRIKKEQSEIKQIELNRLQSQIKPHFLYNTLECIHWQALSDGNKDVSKMVKALANYYRLCLSRGKDVIPISQELENVENYLIIQNMRYSGIAECEINVDENFKNVLIPKLTLQPLIENSIYHGIRVKDGYKGKILVTAREINNKIVISVADNGVGMRQEQIDEINSSISVFDEKTGYGLRNVHKRIEILFGSGYGLYYKKNEHGGTTVDIILPKGENN; encoded by the coding sequence ATGTATAAGAAATTGAGAAAAGTTATAAATAAGCTATCTAAAATGAAATTTAATCAGAAGATTACTACATTTTTTATATTGGCAGTCTTAATTACTAATAGTTTTGTGATTTTTGCTGTTTATCAATTAGCAGGAAAGCAAATTACTGAAAAATCCAGTGGATTAGTGCAAGGACAGTTTGAAACAATAACGGATATTTTAAATATAACATTAAAAAATATTATTGAGACATCGAATATGATTACAGGAGACAGTAGAGTTAAAGAATTCTTAATGAATAATAGGCTGACTTCAAAGAATTATAACAAAGATACAAGTGATGCATATTCGTCAGTAAGATATCTCTTGAATACAAACAGTTATATAGATTATATTGGATTGGTGAAATTTGATGGTCCAGAGTTAATATATGTTGGAGAGTCTTGGACAAGTAGCGATTTCAGGACTCAAACTTTAAAAGATTATCAAGATGCTGTAGGCACAAAGTTTGGTAACTGTAAGATAAGCATGAAGAAAAAAGTATTTTATCCAGATCAGTATGTACTAAATATATATCAACCGATCAATGATAAATACAATTTTAATAAATATACTGGATTTTTAGTAATAGGAATTGGAGAAAAAAGTATAAAAGAATTTTACTCTAATTTAGATAAAGGGTTAAAAGTACAAACATATTTAACAGATAAAGATGGAGTTATTATATCTAATGAGGATAAATCTCTGATTGGAACAGAAAGTCCTTATAAAAGCGTATTACAAGGAAAAAGTGGCCAACAAAAAGTTGAAGATAAGATGGTTATTTATGAGAAACTTGATAATTGGGATTGGTATATGGTAGGGGAGATACCCACAAGATCAATGTTAAGGGATACCAATGCAGTAATAATTTTAATAATAGCTTTAGTAATAGGTGCCGGAGTATTAATTAGTATAGCTTGCTATAAATTAAGCAATAACTTATATAAGCCGATGGATGACATTGTAAGAAAGATGAGAGAGGTTTCGATGGGAAATCTGGAAGTTAGAATGGAACATGATTATGATGGCAAAGATTTTAGGCAACTAGCAAGTGGCTTTAATATCATGATTGAAGAAATTAATATACTTATGTATAGGATAAAAAAGGAGCAATCTGAGATTAAGCAAATTGAATTAAACAGACTGCAATCTCAAATTAAACCACATTTTTTATATAACACACTAGAGTGTATACATTGGCAGGCTTTATCGGATGGAAATAAAGATGTATCAAAAATGGTAAAAGCGTTAGCTAATTATTATAGATTATGTCTAAGTAGAGGGAAAGATGTTATTCCTATTTCACAAGAACTAGAAAATGTAGAAAATTATTTGATCATACAAAATATGAGATATAGTGGCATTGCTGAGTGTGAAATAAATGTAGATGAGAATTTCAAAAATGTACTAATACCCAAGCTTACACTTCAACCTTTAATAGAAAATTCCATTTATCATGGAATAAGGGTCAAAGATGGGTATAAAGGTAAAATATTAGTTACCGCAAGAGAAATAAATAACAAGATAGTTATATCAGTTGCTGATAATGGAGTTGGAATGAGACAAGAACAAATTGATGAAATAAATAGCTCTATATCAGTATTTGATGAAAAAACTGGATATGGCTTAAGGAATGTTCATAAGCGAATTGAAATATTATTTGGTAGTGGGTATGGATTATACTACAAGAAAAATGAACATGGTGGAACTACGGTAGATATTATATTACCTAAAGGAGAGAATAATTAA
- a CDS encoding carbohydrate ABC transporter permease, whose translation MQLQTNSLAKRRAASTRNAAIIFLVPAFLFLIIYIAYPIVYSFNLSCYNWNGFASNKVFVGLNNWKELIADQIFRKAFLNNIVIMILSIAVQLPIGLALATFLDFGGKKFNIFKVIWFIPMLMSSVAIGYLFKYALDANSGIVSGISKLLGGHSVDLLGNPKTALLTITIAICWQFIPFYMVYFLAAYSGIPSDLYEAAIIDGAKKSQYFWKIALPLMKPAIKSAIVLSMVGSLKYFDLIYVMTGGGPGNASELMATYMYKNAFLSQRMGYGSAIASGMFILITIISLITIKTLNRKED comes from the coding sequence GTGCAATTACAAACTAATAGTTTAGCTAAAAGACGTGCCGCGTCAACGAGAAATGCAGCAATTATATTTCTTGTGCCAGCATTTTTATTCTTAATAATATATATAGCATATCCAATTGTCTACTCTTTTAATTTAAGTTGCTATAATTGGAATGGATTTGCATCAAATAAGGTATTTGTAGGATTAAATAACTGGAAAGAACTTATTGCTGACCAAATTTTTAGAAAAGCGTTTCTAAATAATATTGTTATTATGATTCTATCTATAGCTGTCCAATTACCAATAGGTCTTGCTCTTGCAACATTTTTAGATTTTGGTGGGAAAAAATTTAATATATTTAAAGTAATTTGGTTTATACCAATGTTAATGTCATCTGTTGCAATTGGTTATTTATTTAAGTATGCATTAGATGCAAATTCTGGTATAGTATCAGGAATATCAAAGTTGCTTGGTGGGCATTCAGTAGACTTATTAGGTAACCCTAAGACAGCACTATTAACCATAACAATAGCTATTTGCTGGCAATTTATTCCCTTCTATATGGTGTATTTTTTGGCTGCATATAGTGGAATACCATCAGATTTATATGAAGCAGCAATAATTGATGGAGCAAAAAAAAGTCAGTATTTTTGGAAAATAGCACTTCCACTTATGAAACCAGCTATTAAAAGTGCAATTGTATTATCAATGGTTGGATCATTAAAATATTTTGATCTCATATATGTTATGACAGGTGGAGGACCAGGTAACGCGTCAGAACTTATGGCAACTTATATGTATAAGAACGCGTTTTTATCTCAAAGAATGGGATATGGCTCAGCAATTGCTTCAGGGATGTTTATTCTTATAACCATAATATCATTAATCACAATTAAAACATTAAATAGAAAGGAAGATTGA
- a CDS encoding ABC transporter substrate-binding protein: MNKNLKRIASIIMTVTMVSASMIGCGNSTSQTSGGSASGKTKLTLWHIQTSTAADAIKASVKRFMEANPQYDVEVVDQVNDSYKQKLSMAMSSNQTPDVFIQWGGSGLIDYVNSNKIADLTEFMNKDNYKDKFIDAGINQCSYNGKIYAVPVENVSVAGFFYNKDVFAKYGIQEPKTISELEAACDKLKANGVAPFALANATKWTGSMYYMYLATRFGGLNAFADAASGKGKFENPAFEFAGSKIQDWVKKGYFIDGFNGMDDDSGQARQALYKGDAAMDLMGSWFTGTVLGENPDFMSKLGFFPFPALDGSKEDQSLCAGTVGDNLYSISETCKDKEGAFKLIQSLLDDQALQDRKKLGKIIPLKDFKPDDALTQKILDTVNQAKGVQLWYDQYLPAEVAEVHKSTCQEIFGLTKTPQDADKELQSAMDSYKAKNK; encoded by the coding sequence ATGAATAAGAATTTGAAAAGGATAGCATCAATCATAATGACAGTAACTATGGTTTCTGCATCAATGATTGGCTGCGGAAACAGCACTTCACAGACAAGCGGTGGATCTGCTTCAGGAAAGACAAAATTGACATTATGGCATATCCAAACGTCAACAGCAGCAGATGCAATTAAAGCATCAGTTAAAAGGTTTATGGAAGCTAACCCACAATATGATGTAGAAGTTGTTGATCAGGTTAATGATTCCTACAAACAGAAATTATCTATGGCAATGAGTTCAAATCAGACTCCAGATGTATTTATTCAATGGGGAGGATCAGGATTAATTGATTATGTAAATTCAAATAAAATTGCTGATCTTACAGAATTCATGAACAAAGATAACTACAAAGATAAATTTATAGATGCTGGAATTAATCAATGTTCATACAATGGAAAAATTTATGCCGTTCCAGTTGAAAACGTATCCGTAGCAGGCTTCTTCTATAACAAAGATGTTTTTGCTAAATATGGAATACAAGAGCCAAAAACTATTTCTGAATTAGAAGCTGCATGTGATAAGTTAAAAGCAAACGGAGTGGCGCCATTTGCTTTAGCTAATGCTACAAAATGGACAGGATCTATGTATTATATGTACTTAGCAACTCGTTTTGGTGGGTTAAATGCATTCGCAGATGCAGCATCAGGAAAAGGAAAATTTGAAAACCCTGCATTTGAATTTGCTGGAAGCAAAATTCAAGATTGGGTTAAAAAAGGTTACTTTATAGATGGATTCAATGGTATGGATGATGATAGTGGTCAAGCTAGACAAGCATTATACAAAGGTGATGCAGCTATGGATTTAATGGGTTCATGGTTCACAGGTACAGTACTTGGTGAAAATCCAGACTTTATGAGTAAATTAGGATTCTTCCCATTCCCAGCATTAGACGGTTCAAAAGAAGATCAATCACTTTGTGCAGGAACAGTTGGAGATAACTTATATTCAATTTCAGAAACATGTAAAGATAAAGAAGGTGCTTTTAAATTAATTCAATCTTTATTAGATGATCAAGCATTACAAGATCGTAAGAAATTAGGTAAGATTATTCCACTTAAAGATTTTAAACCAGATGATGCATTAACACAAAAAATCTTAGACACAGTTAACCAAGCAAAAGGAGTTCAATTATGGTATGACCAATACTTACCAGCAGAAGTTGCAGAAGTACACAAATCAACTTGCCAAGAAATATTTGGTTTAACTAAGACTCCACAAGATGCAGATAAGGAATTACAATCTGCTATGGATTCATATAAGGCAAAAAATAAATAA
- a CDS encoding carbohydrate ABC transporter permease → MKQNSLIKKLSIKAIVGILAIAWLLITMVPFIFMLLAGFKQQFEMLMGSVFDLPKSLYLKNFIDVFKGNIFIYFKNSILVLIVSLVILLFLSACASYPLSRFKFKLNKPIYAIIVACMSVPVHVTLLPIFLMTTKMGLYDSPWALIGPYVAFNLPISVFILVTFMQAIPRELEEAAEIDGCNKYKIFSNVMLPLVKPGLATLAIYNGVAIWNEFSFALVLTQTLPNRTLPLAIWEYQGQYTMNVPMIMSVLTISMLPMIIAFIFGQDKLIKGMMAGAVKG, encoded by the coding sequence ATGAAGCAGAATTCATTAATAAAAAAATTATCTATAAAAGCTATTGTTGGAATACTAGCAATAGCATGGCTTTTAATTACAATGGTTCCTTTTATATTTATGTTATTAGCAGGATTCAAACAGCAATTTGAGATGCTTATGGGAAGTGTATTTGATTTACCAAAAAGTTTATATTTAAAGAATTTCATTGACGTATTCAAAGGAAACATATTTATTTACTTTAAAAACAGTATATTAGTACTTATAGTGTCGCTAGTAATTTTACTATTCTTAAGTGCATGTGCATCTTATCCATTATCTAGATTCAAATTTAAGCTAAATAAGCCAATATATGCTATAATAGTAGCATGTATGTCAGTGCCAGTTCACGTAACATTACTTCCAATATTTTTGATGACTACTAAGATGGGTTTGTATGATAGTCCTTGGGCATTAATAGGTCCATATGTGGCTTTTAATTTACCAATCTCAGTATTTATATTAGTTACATTTATGCAGGCAATTCCTAGGGAATTAGAAGAAGCAGCTGAGATAGATGGGTGCAATAAATATAAAATCTTTTCAAATGTTATGCTTCCATTAGTGAAGCCAGGGCTAGCAACTTTAGCAATTTATAATGGTGTTGCTATATGGAATGAATTCAGTTTTGCATTAGTTTTAACTCAAACATTACCTAATAGAACATTACCACTTGCTATTTGGGAATATCAAGGTCAATATACAATGAATGTTCCAATGATTATGTCGGTATTAACTATTTCTATGTTACCAATGATCATAGCATTTATTTTTGGACAAGATAAATTAATAAAGGGTATGATGGCAGGAGCTGTCAAAGGTTAA
- a CDS encoding response regulator, giving the protein MYKAIVVDDEEMIRKGICSVIPWEKLKIDTVKMASSGIESLKIMEEEAFDIMITDICMTEMNGLSLVEKMNYLNPRLKIIVLTGYDNFEYAQKCCKMQVEDYLLKPVDEIELENAIGRLIEDLEHEKTLSHEQKINSRIQGVTEQLKLEQIMQNLLYERVKTSEFKKVLREYSYDKEEMLQIALVCPIIDDNLAWKQHFELLNLSIKNICIELFDSKKQGITFEDKNKNIVIAIFIREELEEVTLRVQHLIEYLKNEYEINPKVILGSVVGGFNKINISYNDACVLLNNKSTYGKIITKEPREMRLTLFNERVQEFKKNMIDNIDDLEKVMSIYEAYSEAIEFYNLSTSLVKKTCFDIGGGIYFSYAMEKGDISDNKLNSLLISLKNCSRSDALRITRDFIIQILQTDIGESHEIIRKAKQYINDHLNEDISVYSIAEMLYLTPTYFSKLFKHSTGEGCNNYIIRKRIQKAKSLLETTSMKTGKIATLVGYKDTNYFSLAFKKQTGMSPTEFREKGGSYNEEGNFDFNNKN; this is encoded by the coding sequence ATGTATAAAGCTATAGTTGTAGATGATGAGGAAATGATTAGAAAAGGAATATGTAGTGTGATTCCTTGGGAGAAACTCAAGATAGATACTGTTAAAATGGCATCCTCAGGAATTGAATCTTTAAAAATCATGGAAGAAGAAGCATTTGATATCATGATTACAGATATATGTATGACTGAGATGAATGGATTATCTTTAGTAGAAAAGATGAATTATCTAAATCCTAGGTTAAAAATTATTGTTTTAACAGGATATGATAATTTTGAATATGCTCAAAAATGCTGCAAGATGCAGGTGGAGGATTATCTCCTAAAACCAGTAGATGAGATAGAACTTGAGAATGCTATCGGAAGATTAATAGAAGATTTAGAGCATGAGAAAACTTTAAGCCATGAGCAAAAGATAAATAGCAGGATACAAGGTGTAACAGAACAATTAAAGCTTGAACAGATTATGCAAAATTTACTTTATGAACGAGTGAAGACAAGTGAATTTAAAAAAGTATTGAGGGAGTATTCTTACGATAAGGAAGAGATGCTTCAAATTGCTTTGGTATGTCCAATTATAGATGATAATTTAGCTTGGAAACAACATTTTGAATTATTAAATTTATCTATTAAAAATATTTGCATTGAATTATTTGATTCTAAGAAACAAGGGATTACATTTGAGGACAAAAATAAAAATATAGTAATTGCCATATTTATAAGAGAAGAGTTAGAAGAAGTAACATTAAGAGTACAACATTTAATTGAGTATTTAAAAAATGAGTATGAAATTAATCCTAAAGTGATTCTTGGAAGCGTTGTAGGAGGATTTAATAAGATCAATATTTCATATAACGACGCATGTGTTTTATTAAATAATAAGAGCACATATGGAAAAATCATAACTAAAGAACCTAGAGAAATGCGTTTGACTTTATTTAACGAGAGAGTCCAGGAATTTAAGAAGAATATGATAGATAATATAGATGACCTTGAGAAAGTAATGAGTATCTATGAGGCTTATTCAGAGGCTATAGAGTTTTATAATTTATCAACATCATTAGTTAAGAAAACATGTTTTGATATTGGAGGAGGAATATATTTTTCCTATGCCATGGAAAAAGGAGATATATCAGATAATAAATTAAATTCTTTATTAATTTCATTAAAAAATTGTAGTAGAAGTGATGCGTTGAGAATTACACGAGATTTCATAATACAAATACTTCAGACTGATATTGGAGAAAGCCATGAAATTATAAGAAAAGCAAAACAATATATTAATGATCATTTAAATGAAGACATTTCAGTATATAGTATAGCGGAAATGCTTTATTTAACTCCAACCTATTTTTCAAAGCTGTTTAAACATAGTACAGGAGAAGGCTGTAATAACTACATTATACGTAAACGAATACAGAAAGCTAAATCCCTATTGGAAACAACTAGTATGAAAACAGGTAAAATAGCAACTTTAGTGGGATATAAGGATACAAATTATTTTTCTTTAGCTTTTAAAAAACAGACAGGAATGTCACCAACTGAATTTAGAGAAAAAGGGGGAAGTTATAATGAGGAAGGCAACTTTGATTTCAACAACAAGAACTGA
- a CDS encoding glycoside hydrolase family 3 C-terminal domain-containing protein: MVEEKRITHEYALEKAKELVGKMTLEEKAEQLTYKSSAVKRLNIPRYNWWNEGLHGVARAGTATVFPQAIGLAAMFDDELLNDIAKVIATEGRAKYNESSKKDDRDIYKGITFWSPNVNIFRDPRWGRGHETYGEDPYLTSRLGVAFVKGLQGEGKYLKVAACAKHFAVHSGPEGLRHEFDAVVSKKDLYETYLPAFEACVKEGDVEAVMGAYNRTNGEPCCGSKTLLRDILRGKWNFKGHVVSDCWAIADFHLHHRVTSTATESAALAMKNGCDLNCGNVYLQLLLAYKEGLVTEEDITTATERLMATRIRLGMFDEECEYNKIPYELNDCKEHNELSLKAARNSMVLLKNNGILPLNKNNLKSIAVIGPNADSQIMLKGNYSGTASRYITVLEGIHEAVGEDVRVYYSEGCHLFRDRVEELAEPNDRLKEAISIAERSDVAILCLGLDSTIEGEQGDAGNSEGAGDKASLNLPGRQQELLEKIIETGTPVILVIGAGSALTFNNAEDKCSAILDAWYPGSRGGRAVADLIFGKCSPSGKLPITFYRNTKDLPEFIDYSMKDRTYRYMSCESLYPFGYGLTYSTVKLSELHVPDVKSDFEDVEVSVKITNTGNFDIEEVVQCYIKDLESKHAVRNHSLAGFKRVGLKIGESKIVKMKIKKSSFEVVNDDGERILDSKRFKLFVGISQPDSRSIQLVEISPLEVDIKLA, encoded by the coding sequence ATGGTCGAAGAAAAAAGAATTACTCATGAATATGCGTTAGAAAAAGCAAAAGAATTAGTAGGGAAAATGACGCTAGAAGAAAAAGCAGAACAATTAACTTATAAATCATCAGCTGTAAAAAGATTAAATATACCTAGATATAATTGGTGGAATGAGGGATTGCATGGAGTAGCCAGAGCAGGTACAGCAACAGTATTTCCACAAGCTATAGGATTAGCTGCTATGTTTGATGATGAGTTATTGAATGACATTGCAAAAGTTATCGCAACAGAAGGCAGAGCAAAGTATAATGAAAGCAGTAAAAAAGATGATAGAGACATCTATAAGGGAATAACTTTTTGGTCACCAAATGTTAATATTTTTAGAGATCCTAGATGGGGCCGTGGTCATGAAACTTATGGTGAAGATCCATATTTAACATCTAGATTAGGAGTGGCCTTTGTAAAAGGACTACAAGGAGAAGGCAAATATTTAAAAGTGGCAGCATGTGCAAAACATTTTGCTGTTCATAGCGGACCAGAAGGATTAAGGCATGAATTTGATGCAGTTGTAAGTAAAAAGGATTTATATGAGACATACCTCCCTGCTTTTGAAGCTTGTGTCAAAGAAGGTGATGTAGAGGCAGTAATGGGGGCTTATAATCGTACAAATGGTGAACCATGCTGTGGAAGTAAAACTTTATTAAGAGATATATTAAGGGGAAAATGGAACTTTAAAGGTCATGTAGTATCCGATTGCTGGGCAATTGCTGATTTCCACTTGCATCATAGAGTGACAAGCACTGCAACAGAATCAGCAGCATTAGCTATGAAAAATGGATGTGATCTAAACTGTGGTAATGTGTATCTTCAGTTACTACTTGCCTATAAAGAGGGATTGGTAACAGAAGAAGATATAACAACAGCAACAGAAAGATTAATGGCAACAAGAATAAGATTGGGAATGTTTGATGAAGAGTGCGAATATAACAAAATACCATATGAGTTGAATGATTGTAAAGAACATAATGAATTATCATTAAAAGCAGCTAGAAATTCAATGGTTTTATTAAAGAATAATGGAATATTACCATTAAATAAAAATAACTTAAAATCAATTGCTGTTATTGGCCCTAATGCTGATAGCCAGATCATGCTTAAAGGCAATTATTCAGGAACTGCATCTAGATATATAACTGTGTTGGAGGGAATACATGAAGCCGTAGGAGAAGATGTAAGAGTATATTATTCTGAAGGTTGTCATTTATTTAGAGACAGAGTTGAGGAATTAGCAGAACCTAATGATAGATTAAAAGAAGCAATATCAATAGCAGAAAGATCAGATGTTGCAATTCTATGCCTTGGACTAGATTCTACAATTGAAGGTGAGCAAGGAGATGCAGGTAATAGTGAAGGAGCTGGTGATAAAGCAAGCTTAAATTTACCAGGAAGGCAGCAAGAATTATTAGAGAAAATAATAGAAACAGGTACACCTGTTATATTAGTTATTGGCGCAGGAAGTGCATTGACATTTAATAATGCAGAGGATAAGTGTTCAGCTATATTAGATGCTTGGTATCCTGGAAGTAGAGGTGGCAGAGCTGTAGCTGACTTAATATTTGGAAAGTGTTCACCAAGTGGAAAGTTACCTATTACATTTTATAGAAATACTAAGGATCTACCAGAATTTATAGATTATTCAATGAAAGATAGGACATATCGCTATATGTCTTGTGAAAGCTTATATCCATTTGGTTATGGATTAACTTACTCTACTGTAAAATTATCGGAATTGCATGTACCAGATGTAAAAAGTGATTTTGAGGATGTAGAGGTAAGCGTAAAGATAACTAATACAGGAAATTTTGATATAGAAGAAGTTGTGCAATGTTATATAAAAGATCTTGAATCTAAACATGCTGTTAGGAATCATAGTCTAGCAGGATTTAAACGTGTTGGGTTGAAAATAGGAGAAAGCAAGATTGTAAAAATGAAAATCAAGAAATCATCATTTGAAGTAGTAAATGACGATGGAGAAAGGATATTAGATAGCAAAAGGTTCAAATTATTTGTTGGTATATCACAACCAGACAGCAGAAGTATTCAGCTTGTTGAAATATCTCCTTTAGAAGTTGATATCAAGCTAGCATAA